A genomic segment from Biomphalaria glabrata chromosome 16, xgBioGlab47.1, whole genome shotgun sequence encodes:
- the LOC106070250 gene encoding pre-mRNA-splicing factor CWC25 homolog, whose amino-acid sequence MDKLDVDERLKIATLQKEKGDTKSGISWMYTGSKPDSEEYLLGKRIDKYVEGEQDTKSADPSVIFGERIKANIALDVAAKMREDPLFAIRRKEEESRKKLLENPVKMKELQKLIEQQEKQKQEKKKKKKKKKHKKHSKSDESDSSSEDELMKKYLAILTSKHGSDGKSEKKSKRHKNEDSSDESNATKQRHSDRDKNISSVHDRSKQGRDTRDRQSQRSNPQRSCSKDRQKSYDKYSDTKKRKKSKHSSSEESSSDERRNRKHSKDNPSSSQHRGHQHTLHKEGQDDHVNKRSDQYSHRDSKNSESLERERTKHRLSHSQDRKANSKKDERIGRKLSRSNSRNKERQRKKSDLHREKDSHRKKDSHREEDSHSKKDSHREEDSHRKKDLLREEDSIREKDSHREKRKVRHSRSSSSSSSSPSPDRLKNTTGNEHRKKYGLILSGNHQPASKRQRSSSSSSSSSSSSSSTHRKKTKVETKPSVTKKPVSPPRRKLTQEEKKKKLEEMMQNAEWREEQRVSNVRRYKEEDSEKEKNDKQGGSGFLSSMMVNHASTSSVEDRIKRNKYNIQRTRVEMDKNFAKK is encoded by the exons ATGGATAAATTAGATGTGGATGAAAGGTTGAAAATAGCAACTCTTCAAAAAGAGAAAGG tgaTACAAAGTCAGGCATAAGCTGGATGTACACAGGTAGCAAGCCAGACAGTGAAGAATATTTACTTGGTAAACGAATCGACAAATATGTGGAGGGTGAACAAGACACCAAATcag CTGATCCTAGTGTTATTTTTGGTGAAAGAATTAAGGCCAACATTGCATTGGATGTTGCTGCTAAAATGAGAGAGGATCCCTTGTTTGCCATAAG GCGCAAAGAAGAAGAATCAAGGAAAAAGCTGTTAGAGAATCCAGTCAAAATGAAAGAGCTTCAAAAACTG attgaacaacaagagaaacaaaaacaggaaaaaaagaaaaagaaaaaaaagaaaaaacacaagAAGCACTCGAAGTCAGATGAGAGTGATAGCTCCAGTGAGGATGAGCTTATGAAAAAATACCTGGCCATCTTGACCTCCAAACATGGGAGTGATGGAAAGTCTGAGAAGAAGTCAAAGAGACATAAAAATGAGGACAGCAGCGATGAGAGCAATGCCACCAAACAAAGGCACAGTGATCGTGATAAAAATATTAGCTCAGTGCATGATAGATCCAAGCAGGGTAGAGACACTAGAGACAGACAAAGTCAAAGGTCAAATCCTCAAAGATCTTGCTCTAAGGATAGACAAAAATCCTATGATAAATACTCTGACACTAAAAAAAGGAAGAAGTCTAAACACAGTAGCAGTGAAGAAAGCAGCAGTGACGAGAGAAGGAACAGAAAACACAGTAAAGACAATCCTAGCAGCAGTCAACACAGAGGACACCAACATACATTACATAAAGAAGGACAAGATGACCATGTCAATAAGAGGTCTGATCAATATTCACACAGAGACTCTAAGAACAGTGAAAGtctagagagagaaagaacaaaacaCAGACTGTCTCACTCACAGGATAGAAAAGCCAACTCTAAAAAAGATGAAAGAATTGGTCGGAAATTGTCTAGGTCAAATAGTAGgaataaagagagacagagaaaaaaaagtgatttacATAGAGAGAAAGATTCACACAGGAAGAAAGATTCACATAGAGAAGAAGATTCACACAGTAAGAAAGATTCACATAGAGAGGAAGATTCACACAGGAAGAAAGATTTACTTAGAGAGGAAGATTCAATCAGGGAGAAAGATTCACACAGAGAGAAGAGGAAAGTCAGACATTCAAGATCTTCATCGTCGTCTTCATCCTCTCCCTCACCAGATAGACTCAAAAATACGACTGGAAATgaacacagaaaaaaatatgGTCTAATA CTCTCAGGCAATCACCAACCAGCATCAAAAAGACAACGCTCATCATCAtcttcctcctcctcctcctcctcatcatcatcaacacACAGAAAGAAAACTAAAGTTGAAACCAAACCAAGTGTGACAAAGAAGCCAGTCTCACCTCCCAGAAG GAAATTAACAcaagaagaaaagaagaaaaaacttGAGGAAATGATGCAGAATGCTGAGTGGAGAGAAGAGCAGCGGGTGAGTAATGTCAGAAGATATAAAGAGGAGGAttcagagaaagaaaagaatgaCAAACAAGGAGGCAGTGGATTCCTCAG CTCTATGATGGTCAATCATGCATCTACAAGCTCAGTTGAGGACAGGATCAAacgaaacaaatataatatacagAGAACTAGAGTAGAAATGGATAAGAACTTtgctaaaaaataa